A region of Streptomyces deccanensis DNA encodes the following proteins:
- a CDS encoding glycosyltransferase: MTTPRILFAGVFHWNAGSSHMIAEYARVASASGCEVAVSSQLSRLDGTVNGHLPLVDDISWATHLVLVFESRQFLSTQQRELCEVVPRQRRIIVDPDGHWGPYVTADADDNAGADTTESWHKLYADLSDLILQPRMNECLPDGAEFFSYFGMPDIHRLASNLPPPRALPYELQYVGANWWRWNEMTSLIRAAAAAQPPIRRIRVCGRWWTGAPHPDHPTATANVSGWMRDHGVEVAPPVPFGHVVSTMSQAAITPVLARPLLARMELLTPRMFETLASGSIPALWPDLGYLSALYGDDVELFLLGDDPADSLARMIREPIRYRERLATIQRRVHERFNYRTVLAELIRFTR; this comes from the coding sequence ATGACCACGCCCCGGATTCTGTTCGCCGGCGTCTTCCACTGGAACGCGGGCTCCAGCCACATGATCGCCGAGTACGCCCGGGTTGCCTCGGCATCCGGATGCGAGGTCGCCGTCTCAAGCCAACTGTCGCGCCTGGACGGCACGGTGAACGGCCACCTGCCGCTCGTGGACGACATCAGCTGGGCCACCCACCTGGTCCTCGTCTTCGAGAGCAGACAGTTCCTCTCGACCCAGCAGCGTGAACTCTGCGAGGTCGTGCCGCGGCAGCGGCGCATCATCGTGGATCCCGACGGCCACTGGGGCCCGTACGTCACCGCCGACGCGGACGACAACGCGGGTGCGGACACCACCGAGTCCTGGCACAAGCTGTATGCCGACCTCAGCGATCTGATCCTGCAGCCGCGCATGAACGAATGCCTTCCCGACGGGGCCGAGTTCTTCAGCTACTTCGGAATGCCGGACATCCACCGGCTCGCCAGCAACCTCCCGCCCCCGCGGGCACTGCCGTACGAGCTGCAGTACGTCGGCGCGAACTGGTGGCGCTGGAACGAGATGACCAGCCTCATCCGGGCCGCAGCCGCCGCCCAGCCGCCGATCCGACGCATCCGCGTGTGCGGACGCTGGTGGACCGGCGCCCCGCACCCCGACCACCCGACCGCCACCGCCAACGTGTCCGGCTGGATGCGGGACCACGGTGTCGAGGTGGCGCCACCCGTTCCGTTCGGTCACGTGGTCTCCACCATGTCCCAGGCGGCGATCACGCCGGTACTGGCTCGTCCGCTGCTCGCGCGGATGGAGCTGCTGACCCCCCGCATGTTCGAAACCCTCGCCTCGGGCAGCATCCCCGCACTCTGGCCGGACCTGGGCTACCTGTCCGCGCTCTACGGGGACGACGTGGAGCTCTTCCTGCTCGGCGACGATCCGGCCGACAGCCTCGCCCGGATGATCCGTGAACCGATCCGGTACCGCGAGCGGCTGGCGACCATCCAGCGCCGCGTACACGAACGCTTCAACTACCGCACGGTTCTGGCCGAACTCATCCGGTTCACCCGATGA
- a CDS encoding glycosyltransferase family 2 protein: MTTPKPTTESPKMRVATITVGTNESRWLEPCFATLLDSDVPGVDLTVWYVDNDSHDGSTAFVQDRFPEVRVIQNESNVGFARANNIGMRAALAEGADYVFLVNPDTQTPKSLVRDLAEFMETWTDYGVVGPMQYEYDESGSAALGAYNDWSKSALRWGEQHAFAGDWPNHPSPASPPEGRAPNTLEHAYVQGSAFFVRAALLRTVGLLDEVFHTYYEETDLCRRARWARWRVALLLDVGIQHFGGGGTAGSSYRRIQMRRNRYYYLLTDIDWRPLPMLRLASRWLRDDLRGRGVGGVTTWWRGTWETAKAVCWLVRRAPLIRARRRAHLRLGSPTGSHAQPQARGAR; this comes from the coding sequence GTGACCACGCCCAAGCCCACGACCGAGAGTCCCAAGATGCGGGTGGCCACCATCACCGTGGGCACCAACGAGTCCCGCTGGCTTGAGCCTTGCTTCGCCACGCTCCTGGACAGCGACGTCCCCGGGGTCGACCTGACGGTCTGGTACGTCGACAACGACTCCCACGACGGCAGCACGGCCTTCGTCCAGGACCGTTTTCCCGAGGTGCGGGTCATCCAGAACGAGAGCAACGTCGGCTTCGCCCGCGCCAACAACATCGGGATGCGCGCGGCCCTCGCCGAGGGCGCCGACTACGTCTTCCTCGTCAACCCGGACACCCAGACCCCGAAGTCGCTGGTGCGCGACCTGGCCGAGTTCATGGAGACCTGGACCGACTACGGCGTGGTCGGCCCCATGCAGTACGAGTACGACGAGTCGGGCAGCGCCGCTCTGGGCGCGTACAACGACTGGTCGAAGTCCGCTCTGCGCTGGGGCGAGCAGCACGCCTTCGCTGGCGACTGGCCGAACCACCCCTCGCCGGCCAGCCCACCCGAAGGCCGGGCCCCGAACACCCTGGAGCACGCCTACGTCCAGGGCTCCGCCTTCTTCGTACGCGCCGCGCTGCTGCGCACCGTCGGACTCCTCGACGAGGTCTTCCACACGTACTACGAGGAGACCGACCTGTGCCGCCGCGCCCGCTGGGCCAGATGGCGCGTCGCGCTCCTGCTCGACGTCGGCATACAGCACTTCGGCGGTGGAGGAACGGCTGGCAGCAGCTACCGGCGCATCCAGATGCGCCGCAACCGCTACTACTACCTCCTTACCGACATCGACTGGCGCCCGCTGCCCATGCTGCGCCTGGCGTCCCGGTGGCTGAGGGACGATCTGCGCGGACGTGGCGTGGGCGGAGTGACCACCTGGTGGCGCGGGACCTGGGAAACCGCGAAAGCCGTGTGCTGGCTCGTGCGCCGCGCACCTCTGATCCGGGCCCGGCGACGTGCCCACCTCCGGCTCGGCTCGCCGACGGGCAGCCACGCTCAACCGCAGGCAAGGGGTGCGCGATGA